From a region of the Basfia succiniciproducens genome:
- a CDS encoding UPF0149 family protein, protein MKEVSSKSLNDDELALLDNLLLEYANEESDEGIFTLSELDGYLTAIISSPMLIQPSTWIPAIWDNNLPEWENEQEMAMFFDLLFRHYNSIIMMLQTGLENYSPCFEYSNFTDGDYPIVDDWCFGYMRGVKLADWQNLPTKLQPYLKLIEVQTHLHSSLDDYVSPSLQEQNELADRLIEAAVEIYRYFR, encoded by the coding sequence ATGAAAGAAGTAAGTTCAAAATCGCTTAATGATGATGAATTAGCGCTGTTGGATAATCTATTACTAGAATATGCAAATGAAGAAAGCGACGAAGGTATTTTTACTCTTTCCGAACTGGATGGTTATCTTACCGCAATTATTTCCTCGCCTATGTTAATACAACCTAGTACGTGGATTCCGGCTATTTGGGATAATAACCTACCGGAATGGGAAAATGAACAGGAAATGGCGATGTTTTTCGATTTATTATTTCGTCATTATAATAGTATCATTATGATGTTACAGACCGGATTAGAGAATTATTCCCCTTGTTTTGAATATAGTAACTTTACGGATGGAGATTATCCTATCGTTGACGATTGGTGCTTTGGTTATATGAGGGGCGTAAAATTAGCGGATTGGCAAAATCTACCTACTAAATTGCAACCTTATTTAAAGTTAATTGAGGTTCAAACTCATCTTCACTCATCTTTGGATGATTATGTCTCGCCTTCATTACAGGAACAAAATGAGTTAGCTGACAGACTTATTGAAGCTGCGGTTGAAATTTATCGTTATTTCAGATAA
- the rpoB gene encoding DNA-directed RNA polymerase subunit beta: protein MGYSYTEKKRIRKDFGKRPQVLNVPYLLTIQLDSFEKFIQRDPEGQQGLEAAFRSVFPIVSNNGSTELQYVSYKLGEPVFDVRECQIRGTTFAAPLRVNLRLVSYDRDAAPGTIKDIKEQDVYMGEIPLMTDNGTFVINGTERVIVSQLHRSPGVFFDSDKGKTHSSGKVLYNARIIPYRGSWLDFEFDPKDNLFARIDRRRKLPATIILRALGYSTEEILDLFFEKIQFEIQDNKLLMALVPERLRGETASFDIEANGKVYVERGRRITARHIRTLEKDNVTKIDVPTEYIVGKVSAKDYIDLESGELVCPANMEISLDILAKLAQAGYKSIETLFTNDLDFGPYISETLRVDPSSDRLSALVEIYRMMRPGEPPTKEAAEALFDNLFFSAERYDLSAVGRMKFNRSLGLAEGVGNGVLSKEDIVGVMKKLIDIRNGRGEVDDIDHLGNRRIRSVGEMAENQFRIGLVRVERAVKERLSLGDLDAVTPQDLINAKPVSAAVKEFFGSSQLSQFMDQNNPLSEVTHKRRISALGPGGLTRERAGFEVRDVHPTHYGRVCPIETPEGPNIGLINSLSVYARTNNYGFLETPYRKVVDGQVTEEIEYLSAIEEGNYVIAQANASLDEDFRFTDAFVTCRGEHGESGLYRPEEIQYMDVSPQQVVSVAAALIPFLEHDDANRALMGANMQRQAVPTLRADKPLVGTGMEKPIALDSGVAVVAKRGGIIQYVDASRIVVKVNEDETIPGEAGIDIYNLIKYTRSNQNTCINQIPCVNLGEPIGRGEVLADGPSTDLGELALGQNIRVAFMPWNGYNFEDSMLVSERVVQQDRFTTIHIQELSCVARDTKLGAEEITADIPNVGETALSKLDESGIVYVGAEVKGGDILVGKVTPKGETQLTPEEKLLRAIFGEKASDVKDSSLRVPNSVSGTVIDVQVFTRDGVEKDKRALEIEEMQLKEAKKDIAEELEILEAGLFSRVRNLLIDGGVDAKELDRLDRTKWLEQTLNDEAKQNQLEQLAEQYEELRKDFEHKLEVKRGKIIQGDDLAPGVLKVVKVYLAVKRRIQPGDKMAGRHGNKGVISKINPVEDMPYDENGQPVEIVLNPLGVPSRMNIGQILETHLGLAAKGIGEQINRMLKEKQEIEKLRGYIQKAYDLGGGSQKVDLNTFTDEEVMRLAQNLRKGMPLATPVFDGAEEKEIKDLLELGGLPTSGQITLYDGRTGEKFERPVTVGYMYMLKLNHLVDDKMHARSTGSYSLVTQQPLGGKAQFGGQRFGEMEVWALEAYGAAYTLQEMLTVKSDDVNGRTKMYKNIVSGTHQMDPGTPESFNVIMKEIRSLGINIDLDEE from the coding sequence ATGGGTTACTCCTATACTGAGAAAAAACGTATCCGTAAAGACTTTGGTAAACGTCCACAAGTTTTAAACGTACCTTATTTATTAACAATCCAACTCGATTCTTTTGAAAAATTTATTCAAAGAGATCCTGAAGGTCAGCAGGGTTTAGAAGCCGCATTCCGTTCAGTTTTTCCTATCGTAAGTAATAACGGTAGCACGGAATTGCAATATGTAAGCTATAAACTTGGCGAACCTGTATTTGACGTACGCGAATGTCAGATTCGCGGCACGACCTTTGCCGCGCCGTTACGCGTTAACTTGCGTTTGGTAAGTTACGATCGTGATGCGGCTCCGGGCACAATTAAAGATATTAAAGAACAAGACGTTTATATGGGTGAAATCCCATTGATGACGGATAACGGTACTTTCGTAATTAACGGTACCGAACGCGTTATCGTCTCTCAATTGCACCGTAGCCCGGGTGTGTTCTTTGATTCGGATAAAGGTAAAACCCATTCTTCGGGTAAAGTGCTTTATAACGCACGTATTATTCCTTACCGCGGCTCTTGGCTGGATTTTGAATTCGACCCGAAAGATAATTTATTCGCCCGTATCGACCGTCGTCGTAAATTGCCGGCAACAATTATTCTGCGCGCGTTAGGTTATAGTACCGAAGAAATTTTGGATTTATTCTTTGAAAAAATCCAATTTGAAATTCAAGATAACAAATTATTAATGGCGCTAGTGCCGGAACGTTTACGCGGCGAAACTGCCTCATTCGATATTGAAGCGAACGGTAAAGTTTACGTTGAACGTGGCCGTCGTATCACTGCGCGTCATATCCGCACATTAGAAAAAGATAATGTAACCAAAATTGATGTGCCTACGGAATATATCGTAGGTAAAGTTTCCGCTAAAGATTATATTGATTTAGAGTCGGGCGAATTGGTTTGCCCTGCGAATATGGAAATTTCGCTTGATATCTTAGCTAAATTAGCTCAGGCGGGTTACAAATCAATTGAAACTTTATTTACTAACGATTTAGATTTCGGCCCTTATATTTCCGAAACTTTACGTGTTGATCCTTCATCGGATCGTTTAAGTGCGTTAGTTGAAATCTACCGTATGATGCGTCCGGGCGAACCGCCGACAAAAGAAGCGGCGGAAGCTCTATTCGATAACCTGTTCTTCTCAGCGGAGCGTTATGATTTATCTGCGGTAGGCCGTATGAAATTCAACCGTTCTTTAGGCTTGGCGGAAGGCGTTGGTAACGGCGTGTTAAGCAAAGAAGATATCGTCGGCGTGATGAAAAAACTGATTGATATCCGTAACGGTCGCGGTGAAGTGGACGATATCGACCACTTAGGCAATCGTCGTATCCGTTCCGTCGGCGAAATGGCGGAAAACCAATTCCGTATCGGTTTGGTTCGTGTTGAACGTGCGGTAAAAGAGCGCTTATCTTTAGGTGATCTTGATGCGGTAACGCCACAGGATTTAATCAATGCCAAACCGGTTTCTGCGGCAGTAAAAGAATTCTTCGGTTCTTCACAGCTTTCGCAATTTATGGACCAAAACAACCCGTTATCGGAAGTAACGCATAAACGTCGTATTTCCGCATTAGGTCCGGGCGGTTTAACCCGTGAACGTGCAGGCTTTGAAGTACGAGACGTACACCCGACTCACTATGGTCGCGTATGTCCGATCGAAACTCCTGAAGGTCCGAATATCGGTTTGATTAACTCTTTATCCGTGTATGCCCGAACTAATAATTACGGTTTCTTGGAAACGCCTTATCGTAAAGTTGTTGACGGTCAGGTAACGGAAGAAATCGAATATTTATCGGCTATTGAAGAAGGTAATTACGTTATTGCACAGGCGAATGCAAGTCTGGATGAAGATTTCCGCTTTACCGATGCGTTCGTAACCTGTCGCGGCGAACACGGCGAATCGGGTTTATATCGTCCTGAAGAAATCCAATATATGGACGTTTCGCCTCAACAGGTTGTTTCCGTGGCTGCGGCATTAATCCCGTTCTTGGAGCACGACGATGCGAACCGTGCGTTGATGGGTGCCAACATGCAACGCCAAGCAGTACCGACATTACGTGCGGATAAACCGTTAGTAGGTACCGGTATGGAAAAACCGATCGCTCTTGACTCGGGTGTTGCGGTAGTGGCTAAACGCGGCGGTATTATCCAATACGTTGACGCTTCCCGTATCGTGGTTAAAGTCAATGAAGACGAAACTATTCCGGGCGAAGCGGGTATCGATATTTATAACTTAATTAAATATACCCGTTCAAACCAAAATACTTGTATCAACCAGATTCCTTGTGTGAATTTAGGTGAGCCTATTGGTCGCGGCGAAGTGTTAGCCGATGGTCCGTCAACGGATTTAGGCGAACTGGCGTTAGGTCAAAATATCCGTGTGGCGTTCATGCCTTGGAACGGTTATAACTTCGAAGACTCAATGTTAGTATCCGAACGTGTCGTTCAACAAGACCGTTTCACGACTATCCATATTCAGGAATTATCCTGTGTGGCTCGTGATACCAAACTTGGCGCCGAAGAAATTACAGCGGATATTCCGAACGTAGGTGAGACCGCGTTAAGCAAACTTGACGAATCGGGTATCGTTTACGTTGGTGCGGAAGTGAAAGGCGGCGATATCTTAGTAGGTAAAGTAACGCCTAAAGGCGAAACCCAATTAACGCCGGAAGAAAAACTTTTACGCGCAATCTTCGGTGAAAAAGCCTCTGACGTTAAGGATTCTTCATTACGCGTACCAAACAGCGTTTCCGGTACGGTTATCGACGTTCAGGTATTTACTCGTGACGGCGTGGAAAAAGATAAACGCGCGCTGGAAATCGAAGAAATGCAGTTAAAAGAAGCGAAGAAAGATATTGCCGAAGAGTTAGAAATTCTGGAAGCAGGTTTATTCTCCCGCGTTCGTAATCTGTTAATTGACGGCGGCGTTGATGCGAAAGAATTGGATCGTTTAGATCGTACTAAATGGTTGGAACAAACTTTAAATGATGAAGCGAAACAAAACCAATTAGAACAACTGGCGGAACAATACGAAGAATTACGCAAAGACTTCGAACATAAATTAGAAGTGAAACGCGGCAAAATTATTCAAGGTGATGATTTAGCGCCGGGCGTATTGAAAGTGGTTAAAGTTTATCTTGCGGTGAAACGTCGTATTCAACCCGGGGATAAAATGGCGGGTCGTCACGGTAACAAAGGTGTTATTTCAAAAATTAACCCTGTTGAAGACATGCCGTACGATGAAAACGGTCAACCTGTTGAAATCGTATTGAATCCGTTGGGCGTACCGTCTCGTATGAATATCGGTCAGATTCTTGAAACCCACTTAGGCTTAGCGGCTAAAGGTATCGGTGAGCAAATCAACCGTATGTTGAAAGAAAAACAAGAGATTGAGAAACTACGCGGATACATTCAAAAAGCCTATGATTTAGGCGGTGGCTCACAAAAAGTGGATTTAAATACCTTTACTGATGAAGAAGTTATGCGTTTAGCACAAAACTTACGTAAAGGTATGCCGCTTGCGACACCTGTATTTGACGGTGCGGAAGAAAAAGAAATCAAAGATCTCTTGGAATTAGGCGGTTTACCGACTTCCGGTCAGATTACGCTATACGACGGCCGCACAGGTGAAAAATTTGAACGTCCGGTAACCGTGGGTTACATGTATATGCTCAAATTGAACCACTTAGTTGATGATAAAATGCACGCTCGTTCAACCGGTTCTTATAGTCTTGTTACACAACAACCGTTGGGTGGTAAAGCACAATTCGGTGGTCAGCGTTTCGGTGAAATGGAAGTATGGGCATTAGAGGCATATGGTGCGGCATACACGTTACAAGAAATGTTAACCGTGAAATCCGATGACGTGAACGGCCGTACGAAGATGTATAAAAACATCGTGAGCGGCACTCATCAAATGGATCCGGGTACCCCTGAATCTTTCAATGTAATCATGAAAGAGATTCGTTCGTTGGGTATCAACATTGACTTAGACGAAGAGTAA
- the rpoC gene encoding DNA-directed RNA polymerase subunit beta', whose translation MKDLVKFLKAQSKTSEDFDVIKIGLASPDMIRSWSFGEVKKPETINYRTFKPERDGLFCARIFGPVKDYECLCGKYKRLKHRGVICEKCGVEVTQTKVRRERMGHIELASPVAHIWFLKSLPSRIGLLLDMPLRDIERVLYFESYIVIEPGMTDLEKGQLLTEEQFMDAEDRWADEFDAKMGAEAIQALLRDMDLEHECETLREELQETNSETKRKKITKRLKLLEAFMQSGNKPEWMVMTVLPVLPPDLRPLVPLDGGRFATSDLNDLYRRVINRNNRLKRLLDLVAPDIIVRNEKRMLQESVDALLDNGRRGRAITGSNKRPLKSLADMIKGKQGRFRQNLLGKRVDYSGRSVITVGPYLRLHQCGLPKKMALELFRPFIYAKLESRGFASTIKAAKKMVEREDAIVWDILAEVIREHPILLNRAPTLHRLGIQAFEPILIEGKAMQLHPLVCAAFNADFDGDQMAVHVPLTLEAQLEARALMMSTNNVLSPANGDPIIVPSQDVVLGIYYMTREKVNAKGEGMLLQDPREAEKAYRTGRAELHSRVKIRITEYVKNAEGEFEPQTTLTDTTIGRAILWMIAPKGMPYSLFNQTLGKKAISKLINECYRRLGVKASVMFADQIMYTGFAYAARSGSSVGIDDMVIPEKKYEIISAAEAEVAEIQEQFQSGLVTAGERYNKVIDIWATANERVAKAMMENLSTEEVVNREGNLEKQSSFNSIFMMADSGARGSAAQIRQLAGMRGLMARPDGSIIETPITANFREGLNVLQYFISTHGARKGLADTALKTANSGYLTRRLVDVAQDLVIVEDDCGTHEGIVMTPLIEGGDEKVSLRELVLGRVAAEDILKPGTEEVLFPRNTLLDEKVCDILDENSVDSVKVRSVVTCDTDFGVCAKCYGRDLARGHLINQGEAVGVIAAQSIGEPGTQLTMRTFHIGGAASAAAKESSVQVKNSGSIRLTNVKSVTNNEGKLVVTSRNTELTIIDAFGRTKEHYKVPYGAVLNKGDGEAVTAGETVANWDPHTMPVVSEVAGFVKFVDIVDGLTVTRQTDELTGLSSIVVQDVGERATAGKDLRPAIKVVDAQGNDIFIPGVDVLAQYFLPGKAIVTLDDGAEVQVGEPLARIPQESVGTKDITGGLPRVADLFEARKPKEPAILAEITGIVSFGKETKGKRRLVITPVEGEAYEEMIPKWRQLNVFEGEMVERGDVISDGAETPHDILRLRGVHAVTEYIVNEVQEVYRLQGVKINDKHIEVIVRQMLRKGIITKAYDSEFLEGEQVEVARVKIVNRKREAEGKPPVEFERELLGITKASLATESFISAASFQETTRVLTEAAVAGKRDELRGLKENVIVGRLIPAGTGFAYHQNRIKNRGQANVVEEQEVKFSAADEAEIEAEFNMIAEDPAASLAEMLNMADDAE comes from the coding sequence GTGAAAGACTTAGTTAAGTTTTTAAAAGCACAATCAAAAACTTCAGAAGATTTTGATGTGATTAAAATTGGTTTAGCATCACCCGACATGATCCGTTCATGGTCATTCGGTGAAGTAAAAAAACCGGAAACAATCAACTACCGTACCTTCAAACCGGAACGTGACGGTCTTTTCTGCGCACGTATTTTCGGGCCGGTAAAAGATTACGAATGTTTATGCGGTAAATATAAACGTTTAAAACATCGTGGCGTTATTTGTGAAAAATGTGGTGTAGAAGTTACCCAAACCAAAGTTCGTCGCGAACGTATGGGTCACATTGAACTTGCCTCACCGGTTGCGCACATTTGGTTTTTAAAATCCCTGCCGTCCCGTATCGGTTTATTATTGGATATGCCGTTACGCGATATCGAACGCGTTTTATATTTCGAATCATATATTGTGATCGAACCGGGTATGACTGATCTTGAAAAAGGTCAATTATTAACCGAAGAACAATTCATGGACGCAGAAGATCGCTGGGCCGATGAATTTGATGCGAAAATGGGTGCGGAAGCAATCCAAGCCTTATTGCGCGATATGGATTTAGAACACGAATGTGAAACTTTGCGCGAAGAGTTACAGGAAACCAATTCCGAAACAAAACGCAAAAAAATCACTAAACGCTTGAAATTATTAGAAGCGTTTATGCAGTCCGGTAACAAACCGGAATGGATGGTAATGACCGTATTACCTGTGCTGCCGCCGGATTTACGTCCGTTGGTGCCGTTGGACGGCGGTCGTTTCGCTACTTCGGACTTAAACGATTTATATCGTCGCGTAATCAACCGTAATAACCGTTTAAAACGTTTATTGGATTTAGTTGCGCCGGATATTATCGTACGTAACGAAAAACGTATGTTGCAAGAGTCTGTGGATGCATTATTGGATAATGGTCGTCGCGGTCGTGCGATTACCGGTTCTAACAAACGTCCGTTAAAATCTTTGGCTGATATGATCAAAGGTAAACAGGGTCGTTTCCGTCAAAACTTACTTGGTAAACGTGTTGACTATTCAGGTCGTTCCGTAATTACCGTTGGTCCTTACCTACGTCTGCACCAATGCGGGTTACCGAAGAAAATGGCGTTGGAATTATTCCGTCCGTTTATTTACGCTAAATTAGAAAGCCGTGGCTTTGCTTCAACAATCAAAGCGGCGAAGAAAATGGTTGAACGTGAAGACGCTATCGTATGGGATATTCTGGCGGAAGTCATTCGCGAACATCCGATTTTGTTAAACCGTGCGCCAACCTTGCACCGTTTGGGTATTCAGGCATTTGAACCTATCTTAATCGAAGGTAAAGCAATGCAGTTACACCCGCTTGTTTGTGCGGCGTTTAACGCGGACTTCGATGGTGACCAAATGGCGGTTCACGTACCCTTGACACTTGAAGCGCAATTGGAAGCCCGCGCGTTAATGATGTCAACCAATAACGTGTTATCACCGGCGAACGGTGATCCGATTATCGTTCCTTCACAAGACGTTGTATTAGGTATCTACTATATGACGCGTGAAAAAGTGAACGCGAAAGGCGAAGGTATGTTATTGCAAGATCCGCGCGAGGCGGAAAAAGCTTACCGTACTGGTCGTGCGGAATTACATTCGCGCGTGAAAATCCGTATTACCGAATATGTGAAAAATGCCGAAGGTGAGTTTGAACCGCAAACAACCTTAACGGATACTACAATCGGTCGTGCCATTTTATGGATGATTGCACCTAAAGGTATGCCGTATAGTTTGTTTAACCAAACGCTCGGTAAAAAAGCGATTTCTAAATTAATCAACGAATGCTACCGTCGTTTAGGCGTGAAAGCGAGTGTTATGTTTGCCGACCAAATTATGTACACAGGTTTTGCTTACGCCGCTCGTTCGGGCTCATCCGTCGGTATCGACGATATGGTTATTCCGGAGAAAAAATACGAAATTATTTCCGCTGCGGAAGCCGAAGTTGCCGAAATTCAGGAACAGTTCCAATCCGGTCTTGTGACTGCGGGCGAGCGTTACAATAAAGTGATCGATATTTGGGCGACGGCAAACGAACGCGTTGCTAAAGCGATGATGGAAAATCTTTCTACGGAAGAAGTGGTTAACCGTGAAGGTAATCTTGAGAAACAATCTTCTTTCAACAGCATCTTTATGATGGCGGATTCCGGTGCCCGTGGTTCCGCAGCACAGATTCGTCAGTTAGCGGGTATGCGTGGTCTGATGGCTCGTCCGGACGGTTCGATCATTGAAACCCCGATTACCGCGAATTTCCGCGAAGGTTTGAACGTATTACAGTACTTTATTTCAACCCATGGTGCGCGTAAAGGTTTGGCGGATACCGCGTTAAAAACAGCGAACTCAGGTTATTTAACCCGTCGTTTGGTTGACGTGGCGCAAGACTTGGTTATCGTTGAAGACGACTGCGGTACGCACGAAGGTATCGTTATGACTCCGCTTATCGAAGGCGGTGATGAAAAAGTATCGTTACGCGAACTCGTATTAGGTCGTGTAGCGGCGGAAGATATCTTAAAACCGGGTACGGAAGAGGTATTATTCCCGCGTAACACATTATTAGATGAAAAAGTGTGTGATATCCTTGATGAAAATTCAGTGGATAGCGTGAAAGTACGTTCGGTTGTAACCTGTGATACCGATTTCGGCGTTTGTGCGAAATGTTACGGCCGTGATCTGGCTCGCGGTCACTTGATTAACCAAGGTGAAGCGGTCGGTGTTATTGCTGCGCAGTCAATCGGTGAACCGGGTACACAGTTAACCATGCGTACTTTCCATATCGGTGGTGCGGCATCTGCGGCGGCTAAAGAATCCAGCGTTCAGGTGAAAAACAGTGGTTCTATCCGTTTAACAAACGTGAAATCCGTTACCAATAACGAAGGTAAATTAGTGGTTACCTCACGTAATACCGAATTAACCATTATTGATGCTTTCGGTCGTACTAAAGAGCATTATAAAGTGCCTTACGGTGCGGTATTGAACAAAGGCGACGGCGAAGCGGTAACAGCGGGCGAAACGGTAGCAAACTGGGATCCGCATACAATGCCGGTTGTCTCCGAAGTAGCGGGTTTTGTGAAATTTGTGGATATTGTTGACGGTTTAACCGTTACTCGTCAAACCGACGAATTAACAGGTTTATCTTCTATTGTGGTACAAGACGTGGGTGAACGCGCAACCGCAGGTAAAGATTTACGTCCTGCGATTAAAGTTGTTGACGCGCAAGGCAACGATATCTTTATTCCGGGCGTAGATGTGCTTGCCCAATACTTCTTACCGGGTAAAGCCATTGTTACTCTAGACGACGGTGCGGAAGTCCAGGTCGGTGAACCTTTAGCCCGTATTCCGCAAGAATCCGTTGGTACTAAAGATATTACCGGCGGTCTTCCGCGCGTAGCCGACTTGTTCGAAGCGCGCAAACCGAAAGAACCTGCAATCCTTGCGGAAATTACAGGTATCGTTTCATTCGGCAAAGAAACCAAAGGTAAACGCCGCTTGGTTATCACACCGGTTGAAGGCGAAGCATACGAAGAAATGATTCCGAAATGGCGTCAGTTGAACGTATTCGAAGGCGAAATGGTTGAACGCGGCGACGTAATCTCCGATGGCGCGGAAACTCCGCATGATATTTTACGTTTACGCGGCGTACACGCAGTAACCGAGTATATCGTTAATGAAGTACAAGAAGTTTACCGCTTACAAGGGGTAAAAATTAATGATAAACATATCGAAGTTATCGTACGTCAAATGTTACGTAAAGGCATCATCACTAAAGCTTACGATTCTGAATTCTTAGAAGGTGAGCAAGTGGAAGTGGCGCGCGTTAAAATTGTGAACCGTAAACGTGAAGCCGAAGGTAAACCGCCGGTAGAATTCGAACGCGAATTGCTCGGTATTACCAAAGCTTCACTGGCAACCGAGTCATTTATCTCGGCGGCATCGTTCCAGGAAACAACCCGCGTGTTAACGGAAGCTGCGGTTGCAGGTAAACGTGACGAATTACGAGGCTTGAAAGAGAATGTAATCGTAGGTCGTTTAATCCCGGCAGGTACCGGTTTCGCTTATCATCAAAACCGCATTAAAAACCGCGGTCAGGCGAACGTTGTTGAAGAGCAAGAAGTAAAATTCTCTGCGGCGGACGAAGCGGAAATTGAAGCTGAATTTAATATGATAGCGGAAGACCCGGCAGCGAGTCTTGCCGAAATGTTAAATATGGCGGATGATGCGGAATAA
- the rplL gene encoding 50S ribosomal protein L7/L12 encodes MSLTNEQIIEAIASKSVSEIVELISAMEEKFGVSAAAVAAAAPAAGAAAAEEKTEFDVVLKAAGANKVAVIKAVRGATGLGLKEAKDLVESAPANLKEGVSKEEAESLKKELEAAGAEVEIK; translated from the coding sequence ATGTCATTAACTAACGAACAAATTATTGAAGCGATTGCTTCTAAATCAGTATCAGAAATCGTTGAATTAATTTCTGCGATGGAAGAAAAATTCGGTGTTTCAGCAGCGGCAGTAGCAGCGGCAGCTCCGGCAGCAGGCGCAGCGGCAGCAGAAGAAAAAACTGAATTCGACGTAGTTCTTAAAGCGGCCGGTGCTAACAAAGTAGCAGTAATCAAAGCGGTACGCGGTGCAACAGGCTTAGGCTTAAAAGAAGCTAAAGACTTAGTTGAATCAGCTCCGGCTAACTTAAAAGAAGGCGTTTCTAAAGAAGAAGCCGAATCACTGAAAAAAGAATTAGAAGCAGCTGGCGCAGAAGTAGAAATCAAATAA